One window of bacterium genomic DNA carries:
- a CDS encoding 2-oxoacid:acceptor oxidoreductase family protein: protein MIEIRFHGRGGQGAAVASSIIADAIFSEGREVQSFPMFGVERRGAPVAAFIRVDDKPIRVKCEIEDPRYVMVMDPTLLEAVDVTAGVQADGVIVVNSPLEAKELGLAEGFQVFTFDGTTLSEQHGLGTRTAPIVNTTMLGVFAKVTGLVGIDALEASINKYFPRDRDGKNAKAARAAYEAAGSG from the coding sequence GTGATTGAGATTAGATTCCACGGCCGCGGCGGCCAGGGCGCCGCGGTAGCGTCGAGCATAATCGCCGACGCTATCTTCAGCGAAGGGCGCGAAGTACAGTCGTTCCCTATGTTCGGCGTCGAGCGGCGCGGCGCGCCGGTGGCGGCCTTCATCCGCGTGGACGACAAACCCATTCGCGTGAAGTGCGAGATCGAGGACCCGCGATACGTTATGGTAATGGACCCTACGCTGTTAGAAGCGGTCGACGTCACCGCCGGGGTTCAGGCCGACGGCGTTATCGTAGTCAATTCGCCCCTCGAAGCCAAGGAACTCGGGTTGGCCGAGGGCTTCCAAGTCTTTACCTTCGACGGGACGACGTTGTCGGAGCAACACGGTTTGGGTACGCGGACCGCGCCCATCGTTAACACCACTATGTTGGGCGTCTTCGCCAAGGTAACCGGCCTGGTCGGTATCGACGCGCTGGAGGCGTCTATCAACAAATATTTCCCCCGCGACCGGGACGGGAAAAACGCCAAAGCGGCCCGGGCCGCGTACGAAGCCGCCGGCAGCGGCTAG
- a CDS encoding DUF167 domain-containing protein: MARLEVEVSPKARRPGVVGRRGDVLKVRVAAPPEGGRANKELIRLVAGFLGVPRASVTVARGAASRRKLLEIEGLAVGDLAAALARASPLDG; this comes from the coding sequence TTGGCTAGGCTCGAGGTCGAGGTGTCGCCGAAGGCGCGCCGGCCCGGCGTCGTGGGGCGGCGCGGCGACGTGTTGAAGGTTCGGGTGGCGGCCCCGCCCGAGGGCGGCCGGGCCAACAAGGAATTGATACGCTTGGTTGCCGGTTTCCTGGGAGTACCGCGCGCCAGCGTAACCGTCGCGAGGGGAGCCGCGTCCCGCCGCAAGCTCTTGGAAATAGAAGGGCTCGCCGTCGGCGACCTGGCCGCGGCGTTAGCGCGGGCGTCCCCTTTGGACGGGTAA
- a CDS encoding DivIVA domain-containing protein yields the protein MKITPQDIHAQEFRRSLRGYDMDEVDAFLAQVADELETRVQENLQFKDRTKVLEERVAEYQRLDERLKETLVTAQEMKEEIAKASQYKVEAAAAQARAEAQRIVADAHKKLIWIQSQVDDLRRYRDSFVIRYKAFLDQQYRLLADYAKSEGAGARAEKPRQPEPREKPAAPRKEKTAEGGELEIEVAREDDAEGDVG from the coding sequence ATGAAAATAACGCCCCAGGACATCCACGCTCAGGAGTTCCGGCGTAGCCTTCGCGGTTACGACATGGACGAGGTGGACGCCTTCCTGGCCCAGGTAGCCGACGAGCTGGAAACGCGCGTCCAAGAGAACCTGCAGTTCAAGGACCGGACAAAGGTCCTGGAGGAGCGCGTAGCCGAGTACCAGAGATTGGACGAGCGGCTGAAGGAGACGCTGGTCACGGCCCAGGAGATGAAGGAAGAGATAGCGAAGGCGTCGCAGTATAAGGTGGAGGCCGCGGCGGCGCAGGCCCGGGCCGAGGCGCAGCGCATCGTCGCCGACGCCCATAAAAAACTGATATGGATACAGTCGCAGGTCGACGACCTCAGGCGCTATCGGGATTCCTTTGTTATCCGTTACAAGGCTTTCCTGGACCAGCAGTATCGCTTGCTGGCCGATTATGCTAAAAGCGAGGGGGCCGGCGCCCGAGCCGAGAAACCCCGCCAGCCGGAACCTCGCGAGAAGCCGGCAGCCCCTCGGAAAGAAAAGACGGCCGAGGGCGGCGAGCTCGAGATCGAAGTAGCGCGCGAGGACGACGCGGAGGGCGACGTTGGCTAG
- a CDS encoding DUF362 domain-containing protein: MTGDTPRPRAVVSVVAEPDRYGAVKGALSALGPDLPARLAAAKKVLIKPNFVSCRHPASATHVDASRAVLEYIMPHVRGEVVIAEGPALGEADEGFDAYGYRALAAEFGATLVDLNAAATTTLEVFDEEFRPLAVRVARPVLESDFRIAVGPPKTHDAVIVTLSIKNMVMGAVVRTGEAMADGDDKWAMHQDYAAMNVNLFLVAREVWPHLGVVDGHVAMEGDGPIYGTPVPWGFAAASLDALALDYVACKMMGVEPSRVGYLYYAARAGLGAFAEGDIETAGGGDPAALTRTLKLHSTARAQLEWRVGEEQLARLAVL, from the coding sequence ATGACCGGCGATACTCCGCGCCCCCGGGCCGTCGTTTCCGTCGTCGCCGAGCCGGACCGCTACGGCGCGGTAAAGGGGGCGTTGTCGGCGCTCGGGCCCGACTTGCCGGCGAGGCTGGCGGCCGCGAAAAAAGTTTTAATCAAACCCAACTTCGTCTCGTGCCGGCACCCGGCGTCGGCGACGCACGTGGACGCCTCGCGCGCCGTACTCGAGTATATAATGCCCCACGTCCGGGGCGAGGTCGTAATCGCGGAGGGGCCGGCCCTCGGCGAGGCGGACGAGGGCTTCGACGCGTACGGCTACCGCGCGCTGGCCGCAGAGTTCGGCGCGACGCTGGTCGACCTCAACGCCGCGGCGACGACGACGCTCGAGGTATTCGACGAGGAGTTCAGGCCGTTGGCGGTGCGCGTGGCGAGGCCGGTTCTCGAGAGCGATTTCCGGATAGCCGTCGGCCCGCCCAAGACCCACGACGCAGTCATAGTTACCCTGTCCATAAAGAACATGGTTATGGGGGCCGTCGTACGGACCGGGGAGGCGATGGCGGACGGCGACGACAAGTGGGCGATGCACCAGGACTACGCGGCGATGAACGTAAACCTGTTCTTGGTGGCGCGCGAGGTCTGGCCTCACCTGGGCGTCGTGGACGGCCACGTCGCGATGGAGGGGGACGGCCCGATATACGGCACGCCGGTGCCGTGGGGGTTCGCCGCGGCGTCGCTCGACGCGTTGGCGCTCGATTACGTCGCGTGCAAGATGATGGGCGTCGAGCCGTCCCGAGTGGGGTACTTGTATTACGCCGCTCGAGCCGGCCTGGGCGCGTTTGCCGAGGGAGATATCGAGACCGCGGGGGGTGGCGACCCGGCCGCGTTGACCCGTACGTTGAAGTTACATTCCACCGCCCGGGCGCAACTCGAGTGGCGCGTAGGCGAGGAGCAACTCGCGAGACTGGCCGTACTGTGA
- a CDS encoding bifunctional nuclease domain-containing protein has translation MASESEYTVLGVKFDDKSGWPVIVLKAPGNGTAFGICISTLNVYPAVVATEPEKWPDCAGRPVTQDFTLALARAGGLRIERLVIDRLTEEGIFTAAVEVRSPEGRTARLDARPSDAIPVALGAGAPILVADDVVAKVKSYPLEELPYRDIKPEDVPGL, from the coding sequence ATGGCCTCGGAAAGCGAATATACCGTTTTAGGCGTAAAATTCGACGATAAATCAGGTTGGCCGGTCATAGTATTAAAGGCCCCCGGAAACGGTACGGCCTTCGGAATATGCATATCCACGCTCAACGTATATCCGGCGGTAGTGGCAACGGAACCGGAGAAATGGCCCGATTGCGCCGGGAGGCCGGTAACGCAGGATTTCACCTTGGCCTTGGCCCGAGCGGGCGGCCTACGAATTGAACGGTTGGTCATCGACCGTTTAACGGAGGAGGGGATATTTACCGCGGCCGTCGAGGTACGTTCGCCCGAGGGCCGAACCGCGCGGCTGGACGCTCGCCCTTCCGACGCCATACCCGTCGCGCTCGGCGCCGGCGCCCCGATATTAGTCGCGGACGACGTAGTCGCGAAGGTAAAATCCTATCCCCTTGAAGAATTGCCTTATCGCGACATAAAACCCGAGGACGTCCCCGGGCTATAA
- the ribF gene encoding riboflavin biosynthesis protein RibF: MKIWRSLKEISADPAPAPYVTVGTFDGVHLGHQALLRELKEMAQAGRGAAVVVTFGEPDENKNSSAASQRLNYADERLELLAAAGADAALALPFDDELRRMAADQFVEEVLVGALHARGVCVGYDHHFGHDGRGDISLLSLLGKKYSFETHAAPPFAVDGMIVSSTLVRRKLRIGDVAEANKYLGYRYQLRGMVEKGSGVGASELGYPTANVKLDAKMLPAPGVYAALGNIMDEEGHVAEGPFGAFLNLGFRPTFEEEAAAEPQLEVHIFDFARDILRRRVRVQFVSRLRDEQKFDDAAALREQLVEDEKKARRILFSH; encoded by the coding sequence ATGAAAATTTGGCGTTCGCTTAAAGAAATTTCGGCCGACCCGGCGCCCGCGCCGTACGTTACGGTCGGCACCTTCGACGGCGTTCACCTCGGCCACCAGGCGCTGCTGCGGGAGCTGAAAGAGATGGCGCAAGCCGGCCGAGGCGCCGCGGTGGTCGTGACGTTCGGCGAACCGGACGAGAATAAAAACAGCTCAGCGGCGTCGCAGCGGCTGAACTACGCCGACGAGCGGCTGGAGCTTCTGGCCGCGGCCGGCGCCGACGCGGCGCTGGCCCTCCCCTTCGACGACGAGCTGCGGCGGATGGCCGCGGACCAGTTCGTGGAGGAGGTGCTGGTGGGCGCGCTGCACGCCCGGGGGGTATGCGTGGGCTACGACCACCACTTCGGCCACGACGGCCGCGGCGACATCAGCCTCCTGAGCCTGCTGGGCAAGAAGTACAGCTTCGAGACCCACGCCGCGCCGCCCTTCGCCGTGGACGGCATGATCGTCTCCAGCACGCTGGTCCGGCGCAAGTTGCGGATAGGCGACGTGGCCGAGGCCAACAAATATTTAGGCTACCGCTACCAGCTCCGCGGTATGGTGGAGAAAGGGTCCGGCGTCGGCGCGAGCGAGCTCGGGTATCCCACGGCCAACGTCAAGCTCGACGCCAAGATGCTGCCGGCGCCCGGCGTGTACGCCGCGCTGGGCAATATCATGGACGAGGAAGGCCACGTCGCGGAGGGGCCCTTCGGCGCGTTCCTGAACCTCGGCTTCCGGCCCACGTTCGAGGAGGAGGCCGCGGCCGAGCCCCAGCTCGAGGTCCACATCTTCGACTTCGCCCGCGACATCCTGCGGCGGCGCGTCCGCGTGCAGTTCGTCTCGCGGCTGCGCGACGAGCAGAAGTTCGACGACGCCGCGGCGCTGCGCGAGCAACTGGTGGAGGACGAGAAGAAAGCGCGCCGGATACTATTCAGCCATTAA
- the rpsO gene encoding 30S ribosomal protein S15, which yields MPVTKENKQAVIERHRKHERDTGSAEVQIALYTERINHLTDHLRSHPKDKHSRRGLLLLVGRRRRVLDYLKNKDIERYRNVIRALGIRR from the coding sequence ATGCCCGTCACGAAAGAAAACAAGCAGGCCGTAATCGAGCGGCATCGCAAGCACGAGCGCGATACCGGCTCGGCGGAGGTGCAGATCGCCCTCTACACCGAGCGCATCAACCACCTCACCGACCACCTGCGGAGCCACCCCAAGGATAAGCACAGCCGACGGGGACTACTGCTCCTGGTAGGCCGGCGGCGCCGGGTACTCGATTACCTCAAGAACAAGGATATCGAGCGTTACCGGAACGTAATCCGGGCGCTCGGCATCCGGCGCTAG
- the ligA gene encoding NAD-dependent DNA ligase LigA has translation MTEDVNDVQAELERLRDQVRRHDYLYYVKGEPEISDYEYDRLYRRLRELEEKHPELVTPDSPTQRVGGAPAEGFAKVRHEPPMLSLDNTYSEDEVREWDERVRKGLDGDDAAYVCEAKIDGVAIALEYEDGALVRGSTRGDGFTGDDITANLRTIHDVPLRLNEPPPGRLEVRGEAYMTREGLAELNRRRERDGLTLFANPRNATAGSLKLLEPGEVDRRPLRAWLYYVITEEADVPTQYEALEHLARWGFRVNPNRRRCANLDEVFKFHRDVEAERGDLPFNIDGIVLKVESLAAHEKLGTTAKAPRWAIAYKFKAERAATKVNGIEWSVGRAGTITPVADLEPVLLAGTTVKRAGLFNPERVAELDVRAGDTVNVEKAGDIIPYVAEVEYQLRPKGSRPTPVPAKCPACGTPLTKEEGVVGLFCRNWDCPVQARGRLELWGSRGAMDIEGLGEKVAAVLYDKLGVRDPGDLYFLEPGKLAALEGFGDLSEKNLLAAVEGSKGRGLTRVLFGLGIPNVGFETAKLTSRHFGSVDRLTAAEEEELEAIKGVGEVVARSVVEFFRRPEVRDIINKLKRAGVKLEEERLEEPTGPWAGLTFVVTGTLPTMSREEAHEAIAARGGKATDGVSSKTSYLVAGGNPGSKLAKAERLGVKVVDAATFEKMLKDTEPPA, from the coding sequence ATGACCGAAGACGTCAACGACGTACAGGCCGAGCTCGAGCGCCTGCGCGACCAGGTCCGGCGCCACGACTACCTGTATTACGTCAAGGGCGAGCCGGAGATATCGGACTACGAGTACGACCGGCTCTACCGGCGGCTGCGCGAGTTGGAGGAGAAGCACCCGGAGCTGGTTACGCCCGACTCGCCGACGCAGCGCGTGGGCGGCGCGCCGGCGGAGGGCTTCGCCAAGGTGCGGCACGAGCCGCCCATGCTCTCGCTCGACAATACCTACAGCGAGGATGAGGTGCGGGAGTGGGACGAGCGCGTCCGCAAGGGCCTGGACGGCGACGACGCGGCGTACGTGTGCGAGGCCAAGATAGACGGCGTCGCCATCGCCCTCGAGTACGAGGACGGCGCCCTGGTGCGCGGGTCCACCCGCGGCGACGGCTTCACCGGCGACGACATCACCGCCAACCTCAGGACCATCCACGACGTCCCGCTCCGCCTCAACGAGCCGCCGCCCGGGCGGCTGGAAGTCCGCGGCGAGGCGTACATGACGCGCGAGGGTTTGGCCGAGCTCAACCGCCGCCGCGAACGCGACGGCCTAACGCTCTTCGCCAACCCCCGCAACGCCACCGCCGGCAGCCTCAAACTCCTCGAGCCGGGCGAGGTCGACAGGAGGCCGCTCCGCGCCTGGCTCTACTACGTCATCACCGAGGAGGCCGACGTCCCGACGCAGTACGAGGCGCTCGAGCACCTGGCGCGGTGGGGCTTCCGCGTCAACCCCAACCGCCGCCGCTGCGCGAACCTGGACGAGGTATTCAAGTTCCACCGCGACGTGGAGGCCGAGCGCGGCGACCTCCCCTTCAACATCGACGGCATCGTCCTCAAGGTGGAATCGCTCGCGGCCCACGAGAAGCTGGGCACGACGGCCAAGGCGCCGCGCTGGGCCATCGCGTATAAATTCAAGGCCGAGCGCGCGGCGACGAAGGTGAACGGCATCGAGTGGTCCGTAGGGCGCGCCGGGACCATCACGCCGGTGGCGGACCTCGAGCCGGTCTTGTTGGCCGGGACGACCGTCAAACGCGCCGGCCTCTTCAACCCCGAGCGCGTGGCCGAGCTTGACGTGCGCGCCGGCGATACCGTGAACGTCGAGAAGGCGGGCGACATCATCCCCTACGTCGCCGAGGTGGAGTATCAACTACGGCCCAAAGGCTCCAGGCCGACGCCGGTCCCGGCCAAGTGCCCGGCCTGCGGGACGCCGCTCACGAAGGAAGAGGGCGTCGTGGGCCTCTTCTGCCGCAATTGGGACTGCCCGGTTCAGGCGCGCGGCCGCCTGGAGCTCTGGGGCTCGCGCGGCGCGATGGACATCGAGGGGTTGGGCGAAAAGGTGGCCGCGGTCCTATACGACAAGTTGGGCGTGCGCGACCCGGGCGACCTGTACTTCCTCGAGCCGGGGAAGCTGGCGGCGCTGGAGGGCTTCGGCGACCTCTCGGAGAAGAACCTGCTCGCGGCCGTCGAGGGCTCCAAGGGCCGGGGGCTGACGCGCGTCCTCTTCGGCCTGGGCATCCCCAACGTCGGCTTCGAGACCGCGAAGCTCACCTCGCGCCACTTCGGCTCCGTCGACCGCTTGACGGCCGCCGAAGAGGAGGAGCTGGAGGCCATAAAGGGCGTGGGCGAAGTCGTCGCGCGCAGCGTGGTGGAGTTCTTCCGCCGGCCCGAAGTCCGCGATATAATAAACAAATTGAAGCGCGCCGGCGTCAAACTGGAGGAGGAACGGCTCGAGGAGCCGACGGGGCCCTGGGCCGGCCTGACGTTCGTGGTAACGGGGACGCTGCCGACGATGAGCCGCGAGGAGGCTCACGAAGCGATCGCGGCGCGGGGCGGCAAGGCGACCGACGGCGTCTCGTCGAAGACGTCGTACCTCGTCGCCGGCGGGAACCCGGGCTCCAAGCTCGCGAAGGCCGAGAGGTTGGGCGTCAAAGTCGTCGACGCCGCGACGTTCGAGAAGATGTTAAAGGATACGGAACCGCCGGCCTGA
- a CDS encoding DUF6308 family protein, with amino-acid sequence MAKLEFTDGREIYVDEDKMIAEIEAGEADYGRDILEYDPHVNPSDEITTADVDAALRIARIRAVKPAEIRRAIKSKKAIANALHKIEFRADLFSMDEGEILGVVDGPLRELITSLADIKGVDVAVASKILHLKRPALVPILDRYVYTFYSYIYHTSKKARNVETAVRLLKEIRDDGLINLNVLNALARRIDDAANEKLPPGRKVALTPARVLDRVIWRHIKKRTG; translated from the coding sequence ATGGCGAAGTTGGAATTCACGGACGGCCGCGAAATCTACGTCGACGAAGACAAGATGATCGCGGAGATAGAGGCGGGGGAGGCCGATTACGGCCGCGACATCCTCGAGTACGACCCCCACGTCAACCCCAGCGACGAGATAACGACGGCCGACGTCGACGCCGCGCTCCGCATCGCGAGGATACGCGCCGTGAAGCCGGCCGAAATACGGCGGGCCATAAAAAGCAAGAAAGCCATCGCCAACGCGCTCCATAAAATAGAATTCCGGGCGGACCTGTTCTCAATGGACGAGGGCGAGATACTCGGGGTCGTCGACGGCCCGCTGCGCGAGCTGATAACGTCGCTGGCCGATATAAAGGGGGTCGACGTGGCGGTAGCGTCGAAGATATTGCACCTCAAGAGGCCGGCGCTGGTGCCGATACTGGACCGTTACGTCTACACGTTCTACAGCTACATCTACCATACCAGCAAGAAGGCGCGCAACGTCGAGACCGCGGTCCGCCTGCTGAAGGAAATCCGCGACGACGGCCTTATCAACCTCAACGTCCTGAACGCGCTCGCGCGGCGCATCGACGACGCCGCCAACGAGAAACTGCCGCCCGGGCGGAAGGTGGCGCTGACGCCGGCGCGCGTCCTCGACCGCGTCATCTGGCGCCACATCAAGAAGCGGACGGGGTGA